The Duganella sp. BuS-21 sequence CACGATTTCGCATAGCAGGCCGTCGGTGGCCGGCTTGGACGCCGGCGCCACATGCCGCTCCGCGCCACAGCCGAACGCCGTGTCGGCGGCGATCAAGCGTACCTCCGCAGCGGCCACCGGGGCGGCGAACAGCACCGCGAGCTGCACCGCAAAAGATGCCGCCACGGCCGCAGTCCCCAGGCCTTTCCAACGCCGTTGATGTGCCATCCCCCACCCTGTTTTTTTAGTGTTGATGTTGCGCCGCCTTGGATGCAGCGCCTTGTCTCCTGCAGTCAGCCTAGCACGTTGCCGCCCACGACGCTACACGCGCCACGGGCGCTGCGGGCGCCTCAGGCACCGTGCTATGCTAGTCCATAAAAGTCCGCTGATGATCGATATCATCAGCGGCCTTTACTTGGTTCATCGCGGTTAGCGGGGAAGACGGGGTTGACGTTGCTTGTCGCTTTAAAAGCACGCGGCACCAACCCAACCCGAACACCGCTGCAGCCAGGGTCAGACCCCTAGGGGTGACCCTTTGGTTCGGGGTGCTTTTAAGGGCGACTGTTGAGTCGCCAACGAGTATTTATCCTGATCCCCACAAGCCCGGAGCCGCATCCACCTGTGGGCGATCTACGCCAGCTGCCGGATTGCCACCACTTGGCGCTTCCCCAATGCTGACCTAGTAGTGACGGCCGCTGAATCGGTAGAGAAATTTAGTAGGGGAGTTGAAGCAGAAAGTCGGCGCCTCGCGGCGATGGACTCGGGATGCGTCGCGATTAGGCGAGCGAGACGTTCAGGTTCTTGCCGAGCGCCTTCGCGGCCTGCTCGACGAATTCGATTTTTGACGAGTGGCCAAGATCGAACAGACGATCGATTTGCGGCGTGTGTACATCCAGCATGCGAGCCAGGTCGGCCTTGCGCACCTTCTGCGCAAACATCTCATTCCACACCAGGACCTTGGCGGTCTCCAGTGCCGGCAGCGCGACAACAGCGTCACCTGCCTCGGCTGGCGATGGAAGTGGGACCGGGCGGCGTTCATCGAAGTAGATCGACAGCGCAGTTTGTAGCGCATCGACGGCTTGAGTCATGGCGTCGTCTTTGTCGTCGCCGACGGAGTTTGCCTCCGGGAAGTCGGGAAATCCGACCAAGTACGTGCCGTTTGAATCTGGCGTGAGGGTGATGGGGTAGTTCAGCATGCTCTTCTCCTAGTGCTTCCAACTATTGGTCTATTCTGGTTGAGCAGCCACCGCCGGAACTCGCTGTACTTCATAAACCTCCCTATGTCTTGGTCAGCGGCTAGATAATACAACATAAATGTTGTTCTATACAGGTATTTATAAACATATTTGTTGTGTTTTTGCGGGGGCTAGCTCATTGGCAGAGCAGCGTCCTTCCAAGTCGAATACGAGGGTTCGATTCCCTGCGCCCGCTCCAGTTTGCCGCAGTAGCCGCAATCAGGTGTCGCCTCTAATCACGCAAGCCCTGACGCCGTCCGGCATTGAAGATAGGCGGCGGAAAGTTTCGCCCTCATGGCTCAGATGGTAGAGCAGCGTTTTCGTAAGGCGTTGGTCCGAGGTTCGAATCCTCGTCAGGGCACCAGTGTCTCCTGTTCATCGTTGATGGACCTCCGCTCGCGCTGCGCTTCAAAAATCAGCAGATGTGGGTTGCGATCGCACTGGTGATCGCCGCTGGTGGCATGTTCGCCTCCACGGTAGCAGGCCCTGTATTCGCGTTTGTTGCGATATGTTTGACGGGCATTGGCTTCAAGGCCGCTTCTTCCTTATTCTGGCCGATACCACAGGGTTACTGGGGGATGCGCCGGATTAGTCCGTGGCGGCAACGGAACCAGTCAGCTGATGCCGCGCCGCGTAACGAATACTAGTCGATTGGATAGACTGACGGCGGGAAGCGTAGAAGTCGCCATCGTCTTCAAGGAAATGTGTCTTGACGCCGCTTTCGTTGCTGGCGCCCGGCGCCGGGCCAAACAATGCGCTCACCAACGGATCTCGCGTCACCAGCGCATCCGGCCCGGTTACCACCAACACTGCGTCGTCCCAGAGCATGTATACGCTCCGCGCGCTGGAGCCGCATGGCTCCAGCCGAATCGGGTTGGCGTAGCCCGGCATCAGGCGCAGGTCCGCGCCGCGTGCGCCCGCAGCACCGCCTGCGCGCGCAGGATCACCGGCCGGTCGACCATCTTGCCGTCGAGGCGGAACGCGCCGCTCTCGACCTCTGCGGCGGCCACCACCTTCCGCGCCCAGTCCATCTCCGCCGCGCTGGGCGCGAACGCCGTGTTCACGGTGGCCAGCTGGTTCGGATGAATGCATAACTTGCCGCCAAAGCCAAGGCGTCGCGCGCGCCGCGCATCGGCCTCCAACCGCGCCGGGTCGGACACCGCCACCGTCACGCCGTCGACCGGCGCGGCGATGCCGGCCAAGCGCGACGCCAGCACCAGACCCGAGCGGAAGTACAGCAACTCGTCGCCCTCGCCGTCGATGCCGAGGTCGAGCTGGAAATCGATGCTGCCGAACACCAGCCGTTGCACCTGCGGGCAACGCGCCAACTCCCCGGCGACGCTGAAGCCGCGCGCGCTCTCGACCAGCGGCAACAGTGGCATCGTCGGAAGGCGCGCCGCCAGCGCCAGCAGCACCTCGCACGATTCGGCCTTGGGCAGCATGACGCCGGCCACGCCATCCAATCCGCACAGCGCCACGTCATCGTCGAACCAGCGAGTATCTACGGCGTTGATGCGCACGATCACGCGCCGCCGCAGCCGCAGCCAGGCGGCGACCGCGTCGCGCGCCCCGGCCTTGTCGCCGGGCGCCACGGCGTCCTCAAGATCGATGATCACCGCGTCGGCGCCGCTGGCGCAGGCCTTGTCGAAACGGCGGGGCTCGCTGCCGGGGACGAACAGATACGAATACGGACCGGCGGCCGTCAGTAAAGCTTCCATCTCAAACCTCCTGCGCCAGGTGCAGCGCGTCGATCGCCGCCGCGTCCAGGCCCAGCTCCGCCAGGATGGCGTCGGTATGCTGCCCCAACGCCGGAACCGGCCCCATGCGCGCCGCGTCCAAGTCCTTGCGGCCGGGCGGCAGCAGGGCCGGAACGCTGCCGCGCTCGGTCGCCACCTCGGTCCAGCGCGCCCTCGCCTTCAATTGCGGATGCTCCCATACCGCCTGCATATCGTTCATGCGGGCGTTGGCGATCTGCGCCCGGTCCAGCCGCTGCGTCACCTGCTCCTGCGTCAGGCCGGCGAACAGCTCGACGATCAGCGCCCGCAAGGCGTCGCGGTGCTGCACCCGCTTGGCGTTTGCGTCGAACCGCGGATCGGCGGCCAGCTCTGCGCGCACCAGCACGCCGCTGCAGAAGACCTGCCATTCGCGTTCGTTCTGCAGGCCGAACATCACCGTCTTGCCGTCGCCGGTGGGGAACGGCCCGTACGGATAGATGGTCGCGTGCGCGGCGCCGGTGCGCAACGGTGGCGCAGCGCCATCGATGGCGTAGTACATCGGATAGCCCATCCACTCGACCATGCTCTCCAGCATCGAGACATCGATATGGCTACCCTTGCCGGTCTTGCCGCGCTCGATCAGCGCCGCCAGGATGTTTGAATACGCGTACATGCCGGCCGAGATGTCGGCGATCGAATTGCCTGCCTTGGACGGTTGCTCCGGGGTGCCGGTGATCGACAGCAGACCGGCTTCGCTTTGCACCAGCAAGTCATAGGCTTTCTTGTCGCGGTATGGGCCGTCGTTGCCGTAGCCAGAGATGTCGCACACGATCAGCCTGGGGTGGCGCGCGTGCAGCGCCTCGAACGATAGCCCGAGACGTTCGGCCGCGCCGGGCGCCAAGTTTTGCACCAGCACGTCGGCGCGCGCCACCAGCGCATCCAGCGCGGCGCGCGCCGGCGCCTGCTTGACGTCGAGCGTGATGCTTTCCTTGGAACGGTTGGTCCAGACGAAATGCGAGGACAGGCCGTCGACCCGTCCGTCATAGGCGCGGGCGAAGTCGCCGCCGCCCGGGCGTTCGACCTTGATCACCCGCGCGCCGAGATCGGCCAGCTGACGGGTGCAAAACGGCGCGGCGATGGCGTGTTCCAGCGCGACGACGGTGATTCCTTCAAGCGGACGCATACATGCTCCTTGTTAGTACGAGCGCGGCAGCCCAAGCGTATGCTCGGCCACGTGCGACAGGATCATGTTGGTGGAGATCGGCGCGACCTGGTATAGCCGGGTCTCGCGGAACTTACGTTCGATGTCGTATTCGCAGGCGAAGCCGAAGCCGCCGTGGAACTGCAGGCAGGCGTTGGCGGCCTCCCACGACGCCTTGGCCGCCAGGTACTTGGCCATATTCGCTTCGCTGCCGCACGGCTGGCGCGCGTCGAACAGCTCGCAGGCGCGCCAGCGCATCAGGTTGGCCGCCTCGAGCTCGATATAGGCTTCGGCGATGGGGAATTGCACCCCCTGGTTCTGCCCGATCGGGCGGCCGAACACCACCCGCTCCTTGGCGTACTTGGTGATCCGGTCGATGAACCAGTAGCCGTCGCCGATGCATTCGGCGGCGATCAGCGTGCGCTCGGCGTTCAGGCCGTCGAGGATGTAGCGGAAGCCCATGCCTTCGACGCCGATCAGGTTCTCGGCCGGGATCTCCAGATTGTCGAAGAACAGCTCGTTGGTCTCGTGGTTGACCATATTCAGGATAGGCTGTACCGTCAGGCCGTTGCCGATCGCTTCGCGCAGATCGACGATGAAGATCGACATGCCCTCGGATTTCTTCTTCACCTCGGCCAGCGGCGTGGTGCGCGCCAGCAGGATCATCAAGTCGGAATGCTGCACCCGAGAGATCCACACCTTTTGGCCGTTGACCACGTACTTGTCGCCTTGCCGCACCGCCGTGGTCTTGATCTTGGTGGTGTCGGTGCCGGTGGTCGGTTCGGTCACGGCCATGGTCTGCAGGCGCAGCGCGCCGCTGGCGATCTGGGGCAGGTATTTTTGTTTCTGCGCCTCCGAGCCGTGGCGCAGCAGCGTGCCCATGTTGTACATCTGGCCGTGGCAGGCGCCGGAGTTACCGCCGCAGCGGTTGATTTCCTCCATGATCACCGAGGCTTCGGCCAGGCCCAGGCCGGAGCCGCCGTATTCCTCAGGGATCAGCGCGGCCAGCCAGCCGGCCTCGGTCAATGCGTTGACGAACGCTTCCGGATAGCCGCGCTGTTCATCGATCTTGCGGAAGTATTCGTCCGGATAGGCTTTGCACAGGTCGCGCACGGCGTCGCGGATGTCTTGATAGGGTAAGGTGGTTTGCATGGTTTGCGATCAAAAAAAGTGGTTGGATGTCAGGCCAGGCGCGCCACGGCGTCCATGGCGAGTTGGCCATCGGCGTTGCGGGCCCACAGGGTGACGGTCTTGCTGTCGGTTTCGAGCCGGCCGCACAGCTCGAACGGCGCGTGGTCGAACAAAGCGCTGATTGCCTTGAACGAAAACGCCGCCAGCTGCGCGCCGGGCAGCTGGCGCCGCAGCAGGTCGATCAGCAGCGTGGCGATCAGAGGACCGTGCACCACCAGGCCCGGATAGGCCTCGACCTCGCGCGCATAATCGCGGTCGTAGTGGATCCGGTGGCCGTTGAAGGTCAACGCCGAATAGCGGAACAACAGCACCGGGTCTGGCGTGACGCTGCGCGCGAACTGCTCGTCACGGCGCGCCATCGGCGCCGCCGGCGCCGGCGCGCCGAGCACGGCTGCCTCGCGATACACCAGATCCTGCTCCTCTTCCAGCAAGACTGCGCGGCCGCAAGCGACCTTATGCTGCACGGTGACGAACACCAGCGCCCCGCTGCGGCCTTGCTTGGCGTTGACGTCGGTGACGGTCGAGGTGCGCACCACGCGCTGGCCGACGTGCAACGGTTCAAGGAACGAGATGCGTCCACCGGCCCACATGCGGCGCGGGAGCGGCACCGGAGGCAGGAAGCCGCCGCGCTGCGGATGGCCGTCGGCGCCGATTTCCGACTGCGGCGCGCGCGGCAGGAAATACAACCAGTGCCACAGCGGCGGCACGGCGTCACCGTCCGCCATGCCAACCTCGGCGCCGAGGGTGGCCGCCAGACCGCCCAGCGGAGCCGGAGCGATCAATTCCTCGGCGCGCGTCTGCTGTCCGCGCCACTCATTCAGTTGGTCGATGCCGTCCATGGCTGTCCTTTACAATGAAGGAAATCAAGCCGGCAGTCTGTCGCAAGCCGTGCGCCGTGCCGAATCGGCGGGAGCCGCTATCCGGCCAGCGGATAGCCACGCCCGCCATGTGCGCCCGCTTATCCGCCAGACGGTCAGCGCCGCGATCATCGTGGCGCAAGCGTGCGGCTATCCATAATGATCGCCACCACGATCGCCGCTTGTAAGCCGATGTGCAAGATTCTCCGCGCCGTCGAGCAGCTGCATAACCAGCGCCGCCCCTTTTACGACACCAGAGGACCCCATGTTGATCGAACTCCGCATCTACCACTGCCTTCCCGGCCGCCTGCCGGCGCTGCACCAGCGCTTCGAAAACGTCACCCTGGCCTTGTGGCGCAAGCATGGCATCGAACAAGCCGGGTTCTTCACCACCGCCATCGGCCCCAGCAACCAGACCCTGACCTATCTGCTCAAGTGGGACAGCCTGGCGCAGCGTGAAGTCCGCTGGAACGCCTTCCTGGCCGATCCGGAATGGATTGCCCAGCGGGCCGCCTCGGAAGCCGATGCGCCCATCGTGGCGCACATCGACAGCTCGCTGCTGTCGCCTACCGCCTACTCGGCGTTGCGCTGAGCGGTTCGCCCGAGTATCCACCCACCGGTTAGAACGCGAGGCCGTTTTGCCGGCCGAAGTTGCACTCCGTATAGTTTCCTCGACAGCCAGCCTGCTTGCCTGACCGATCTCGGGCATAGGACAAGGCCCAACCTGGGAGAACCACTTGAACGACATCACCGACCCGAGCGCCATCGAAAACGGCGCCGGCATTGCCCGCATCACCTGCGGCTGGAAAAAACCGCAGCTCGACCTCGCGCGCGTGCGCGGCTATTGGCGCGACGTCCACAGTCCGGCCATCTCGCGCCGTCCAGGCCTGTACGAATATCGCCACTACCAGTTCGAGGAGGTCAACGCCAGCCTGTTCGCGCCGGTCACCGGCGTCATCTACCAGGCGCCGCCCGGCCAGCAACTGATGTGGTTGTCGGATGTACGCTATCGCAACCAGGCCGCGCTGGAGCTCTCCACCGCCGCGCCGGCGCCGGAAGTGCGCGCAAAGATTCTGGGCGACATCGACCTGCTGGTCGACCAGAGCACCACCTACAAGTCGGTCGGCGCGGACGCCCACACTTACGTTGACCGCACCGGCACCGCCACCCCGGCTGGCCTAGCCCGCGACGGCAGCGTCAGCGTGTTCTTCCGCCAGCGCGGCGACGACGCGGCCTTCGCCGCCGGCATGCGCGCGCTGGCCGCGCGCTGGGCTGCGGTCACCGGCGTGCTGCGGGTGCGCCTGAGTATGTTCGAAGCACCCGACATGGAAGCCGAGCGCAAGGCAGGGTACCCGATCAAGACGCACGCCAAGGAGCTGCAGTACCAGGCTTGGATCGATCTGGTCATGGACAACAACGCCGTGGCGCAAACCCTGATGCAAGCCGGCGATGCCGAGTTCATCGCCACTGTGCATGCCTACCCGCTGTATTCGCTGTACACCTTCGTCTATAACGCCAAGCCGACCCTGGCCGCGCTGCGCGGCTACGCGGCGCACGCCGCGATCGAGTACTTCGGCGCCGGCGCGGCCCACCAGACCGACCACGGCCTGCTGTCGTGGATGTACGGTCCCATCGTCGACGGCATCCAACCCGAGGAGGACGCGGCATGAAGACGGTATCCGAACGCCTGGTCGCCTTCATCCAGGAATGGAAGCAGCGCGGCGTGCCCGATGCCGTGCTGCACGAAGCGCTGCGTCTGCTGGTGAACCAGCTGAAAGCCTCGATCGGCGCCACCGACCACCCGGCACTGCGCATCATGCATGCATGGGCGCTGGAGGAAGGCGCCAGTGCTGACAAGCCCGGCGCCAGCATGCTCTGGTTCGGCGGCCGCACCACACCGGCACAGGCCTGCATCATCAACGGCGCCCTGTTCGAGGTGCTGGACTTTAACGATACCTACATCCCGACCTTCATGCATGCCGTCTCCGGCGTGCTGCCGGCGGTGCTGGCGCTGGCTGAAACCGGCCACTACAGCGGCCGCCAGATGCTCACCGCGCTGGCGCTCGGCATCGAGGCCGAACTGGCCTGCGCCACCATCCTGATGCCGACCGGCTACTACCGCGGCTTTGTTCCGGGCGGGTTGTCCGACGGCATCGGCGCGGCGGCGGCATGCGCCGTCCTAGCCGGCCTGGACGACGAAAAAATGCGTAACGCCATCGGCCTGGCGATGTGCACCGCGTTCGGCATCTACGAATCGGTCGGTAGCATGGCGTTACCCTACATCATGGGCACCACCGCGCGTTCCGGCTACACCGCGTTCCAAATGGCGGCGCGCGGCATGGATGCGCCGGCCACCGCCTTCGAGGGCGACAAGGGGATGCTCGCCTCGTATTCCGACGAACCAGCCTCGAAAATCGACGGCGTGTTCGCCACGTTGGGACAAACCTGGCGCATTTTCGGCAACAGTTACAAAACCGTGCCTACCGAAACCATCACCCACGCCCCGGTCGAATGCGTGCTGGAAGTGCTGGCGCGCGCCAACGGCCGCACGGTGGAAAAGATGACTTTCGGCGTCGAGAAGATCGTGGTCAAGATCGCCGACGAACGGCGTGAGCGTTTCGGCAGACCAAGCAGCGAACTGGAAGCACGCTTCGACCTGCGGTTCTGCGCCGCCGCGGCATGGGTGCGCGGGCACTTCACGCTGGCCGAGATGCGCGAGGCGGCGTACACCGACGCCGCCATCCTGGCCCTGCGCGACCGCATCGACCTGGTCGGCGATCCGAAACGACCGACCTTCGACGGTTGCTCTTTGGAGGTGTTGTACACCGACGGTAGCAGCGACCGCGCGAATGTCGACGACTTCCTCGGCACGCCGGGGCGGCCGATGAGCGACGCCCAATTATCCAGCGTGTTCCGCAGCGCCGCCAACGGCTTGCTGCCGGCGGGACGCGCCGAAGCGATCCTTGAGGCCGCT is a genomic window containing:
- a CDS encoding type II toxin-antitoxin system HicB family antitoxin, producing MLNYPITLTPDSNGTYLVGFPDFPEANSVGDDKDDAMTQAVDALQTALSIYFDERRPVPLPSPAEAGDAVVALPALETAKVLVWNEMFAQKVRKADLARMLDVHTPQIDRLFDLGHSSKIEFVEQAAKALGKNLNVSLA
- a CDS encoding CoA ester lyase, whose amino-acid sequence is MEALLTAAGPYSYLFVPGSEPRRFDKACASGADAVIIDLEDAVAPGDKAGARDAVAAWLRLRRRVIVRINAVDTRWFDDDVALCGLDGVAGVMLPKAESCEVLLALAARLPTMPLLPLVESARGFSVAGELARCPQVQRLVFGSIDFQLDLGIDGEGDELLYFRSGLVLASRLAGIAAPVDGVTVAVSDPARLEADARRARRLGFGGKLCIHPNQLATVNTAFAPSAAEMDWARKVVAAAEVESGAFRLDGKMVDRPVILRAQAVLRAHAARTCA
- a CDS encoding CoA transferase — its product is MRPLEGITVVALEHAIAAPFCTRQLADLGARVIKVERPGGGDFARAYDGRVDGLSSHFVWTNRSKESITLDVKQAPARAALDALVARADVLVQNLAPGAAERLGLSFEALHARHPRLIVCDISGYGNDGPYRDKKAYDLLVQSEAGLLSITGTPEQPSKAGNSIADISAGMYAYSNILAALIERGKTGKGSHIDVSMLESMVEWMGYPMYYAIDGAAPPLRTGAAHATIYPYGPFPTGDGKTVMFGLQNEREWQVFCSGVLVRAELAADPRFDANAKRVQHRDALRALIVELFAGLTQEQVTQRLDRAQIANARMNDMQAVWEHPQLKARARWTEVATERGSVPALLPPGRKDLDAARMGPVPALGQHTDAILAELGLDAAAIDALHLAQEV
- a CDS encoding acyl-CoA/acyl-ACP dehydrogenase, which produces MQTTLPYQDIRDAVRDLCKAYPDEYFRKIDEQRGYPEAFVNALTEAGWLAALIPEEYGGSGLGLAEASVIMEEINRCGGNSGACHGQMYNMGTLLRHGSEAQKQKYLPQIASGALRLQTMAVTEPTTGTDTTKIKTTAVRQGDKYVVNGQKVWISRVQHSDLMILLARTTPLAEVKKKSEGMSIFIVDLREAIGNGLTVQPILNMVNHETNELFFDNLEIPAENLIGVEGMGFRYILDGLNAERTLIAAECIGDGYWFIDRITKYAKERVVFGRPIGQNQGVQFPIAEAYIELEAANLMRWRACELFDARQPCGSEANMAKYLAAKASWEAANACLQFHGGFGFACEYDIERKFRETRLYQVAPISTNMILSHVAEHTLGLPRSY
- a CDS encoding MaoC family dehydratase N-terminal domain-containing protein; the encoded protein is MDGIDQLNEWRGQQTRAEELIAPAPLGGLAATLGAEVGMADGDAVPPLWHWLYFLPRAPQSEIGADGHPQRGGFLPPVPLPRRMWAGGRISFLEPLHVGQRVVRTSTVTDVNAKQGRSGALVFVTVQHKVACGRAVLLEEEQDLVYREAAVLGAPAPAAPMARRDEQFARSVTPDPVLLFRYSALTFNGHRIHYDRDYAREVEAYPGLVVHGPLIATLLIDLLRRQLPGAQLAAFSFKAISALFDHAPFELCGRLETDSKTVTLWARNADGQLAMDAVARLA
- a CDS encoding NIPSNAP family protein, which gives rise to MLIELRIYHCLPGRLPALHQRFENVTLALWRKHGIEQAGFFTTAIGPSNQTLTYLLKWDSLAQREVRWNAFLADPEWIAQRAASEADAPIVAHIDSSLLSPTAYSALR
- a CDS encoding MmgE/PrpD family protein, with translation MKTVSERLVAFIQEWKQRGVPDAVLHEALRLLVNQLKASIGATDHPALRIMHAWALEEGASADKPGASMLWFGGRTTPAQACIINGALFEVLDFNDTYIPTFMHAVSGVLPAVLALAETGHYSGRQMLTALALGIEAELACATILMPTGYYRGFVPGGLSDGIGAAAACAVLAGLDDEKMRNAIGLAMCTAFGIYESVGSMALPYIMGTTARSGYTAFQMAARGMDAPATAFEGDKGMLASYSDEPASKIDGVFATLGQTWRIFGNSYKTVPTETITHAPVECVLEVLARANGRTVEKMTFGVEKIVVKIADERRERFGRPSSELEARFDLRFCAAAAWVRGHFTLAEMREAAYTDAAILALRDRIDLVGDPKRPTFDGCSLEVLYTDGSSDRANVDDFLGTPGRPMSDAQLSSVFRSAANGLLPAGRAEAILEAAWALPDAPDLRRLMQLLTLQ